The following DNA comes from Candidatus Methylacidiphilum fumarolicum.
CGCGGTGAGCTTTGGTTTGGCCATCGCAATTATTGCCATTATTCCATTGAATTTTTTCAATGCGCGCACTGAAAAAGTCAGAAGAGAAATAGAAGGCTATTGTACGAGGCTTGAAATGATACTCAAAAAGTCGCTTAAAGTGAATAATCAAAGGTTGGATATGGAAATGGTTCGATAAAAAGGAAGCAGGGAGCCAGAGAAAATTGGCAAACTAAAGGAGTGTATAGAGATGAAAATTCATGTCCAGACTGAAAAACATCGTCCTAGGTTAGAAATCATCCCTTTTATTGATGTGATGTTTTTCCTGTTAGCAACCTTTATGATCGTTTCTTTGACGATGGTCAAAAACGAGACTATCCAGATTAAACTTCCCAAAAGCACCACGGCTGTTTCTCAACCCCCGCCTGATCAGATAACTGTCAAAGTGCTCGAAGAGGGCAATTTTCTTTTTGACAAAGAAAAAGTGCTTTCTCAAGAGTTAACGTCGAAGTTGAATCAGATTAAAACTTCTAATCCAGATCCCAAAATATTCGTAACAGGAGAACCTAACGCTTCTTTTGAGCTAGTAGTCAAGATAATTGATGAGGCTCGAAAAATTGGGATCAATAAGATAGCCATTCAGACAACCAAACCTCAATCTCAAACTCAAAAAAGCGGATTAGCCAATGGAACGTAACGATTATATTGGATACTTCTTATCTTTGTTGATCCATGCGACCCTTCTTTTTATTGTTGGGTATTTTTTTATTCAAAAAGTGGAATATGGAATTACTGCTGGGGAAGCCACTGTGGATGTTGATCTTATAAATGTTCCAGAAACACCCATTCCTCCAGAACCGGTTCCCACTCCGATTCCAGAAGAGATGGCGCAGCCTCAGGAAGCGCCCAAACCTGTAGTACAGCCTCCTCCAAAGCCTAAAGCGGTTCAAAAGCCAAAGGGCATACCTCAAGCTACTAAAACACCAGCAGGCAAAATGACGATGCCTGGATATCTTAGGAATCCTGCCCCAGCCTATCCCGCAGCGGCAAAAGCCGCAGGGCATCAAGGGTTGGTTATTTTACGAGTGCATGTTTCCTCTTCTGGTTATCCAACTTCAGTAACAATTGGTAAATCTTCTGGTTATCCAGAATTAGATCAGGCAGCAGAAAATACAGTAAAAAAATTCTGGAGATTTAAACCACCCACGATGCTTGGACTCCCTATCGATGTTGATGTAGATATCCCTATTCGTTTCAAGATCAATTGATGGAAAGAATTCTTTAGAATAAAAAAGCCTCTTTTCTGCTTGCATTGTTTCTTACTTCCTAAAAGGCTATTTGCTTTTGTCTCGAGAAAATCTAGCATTTAGGTTTTCAAAAATTTTTTTTTGGTTGTCTTATCCGACTTTTCTACCAAAGTATCCTGTATATGGATTTCCCGCCCCTCAAGGAGTTTCTTCAGATTGCAGCTACTGCCAATGTTATCCCGTTAGTAAGAGAAATCATAGCCGATCTAGACACCCCAGTTTCGGCTTATCTTAAAATTTCATATGCTTCTCGATACTCTTTCCTTTTTGAATCTGCTGACCGTGGAAAATTTGGACGTTATTCCTATCTTGGCGCTGATCCCTATTTTATCATTAGTGCTTATGGCAGAAAGATCACCATAGAATATCGAGACGGGAAAAAAGTGGAATTTTGGACCGATTCCAATCCGTTAAACGAACTAAAAAAAATGATGGAGCCTTACAAGGCGTTCCCTATTCCTCAACTGCCAGATTTTTTTGGGGGACTAGTGGGTTATTTGGGATACGAAATGGTTCACTTTTTTGAGCCATCGGTTCCGAGAGCTCGAAAAGACGACTTAGGAGTTCCTGATCTTTGTTTTCTTCTAGCCGACACATTAATCATTTTTGATCATCAAGAAAGAAGAATGTTTCTTATTGCCAATGCCATAATCGAAAACAATCCCTTGGATGCCTATGAAAAAGTAAAGAGAAAATTAGACGATCTCCAAGAGGCTCTCTCCAAACTGTTATATCACCCTCTTTTTTTGAAGAATCCGGACTGTGGATATGAACTGCCACTAGAAGTCAATATGACAAAGGAAGAATACATTTCGATGACTGAAAAAATGCAGGAATATATTAGGGCCGGAGATATTTTTCAGGTCGTCCCTTCCCAAAGATGGCATACCCCATGTAAAAGGGATCCTATAGATGTTTATAGAGCCTTAAGATTAATTAATCCTTCTCCTTATATGTTTTGCTTAAAATTTAAGGATTTTTCTTTAGTAGGTTCCTCTCCAGAAGTCCATGTTCGGTTTGACAAGCGGAAAGTCTATGTGAGACCTATTGCCGGAACAAGGCCTAGGGGACAAAATTCTCCTGAAGAAGAAGCAAAGATTGTTGAGGAGCTCATAAATGACCCGAAGGAAAAAGCCGAGCATATCATGCTTGTTGATTTAGCTCGCAATGATATTGGAAGGGTCTGTGCTTTTAATTCGATCATTGTCAAAGAACTTATGGTTATTGAAAAATACAGTCATGTGATCCATATGGTTTCTTCTGTTGAAGGAATAGCTCGCGAAGGAATATCTCCTTTTGACGTTTTAGAGGCAACCTTTCCTGCAGGAACTGTAACAGGAGCACCTAAAGTCAGGGCCATGCAAATCATATCTCAATTAGAACCTACTTGCAGAGGACCTTATGCGGGCATTGTGGGATGTTTAAGCTTTTCTGGCTATTTGGACAGCTGTATAGCCATTAGAACCATTTTGATAAAAAATGGGTATGCGTATCTTCAAGCTGGAGGCGGTCTAGTTGCAGATAGTACTCCTATTGGGGAATACCTTGAATCTTCGAATAAAGCAAAAGCGGGTATGAAAGCCCTTGCTTTAGTAGAGTCTTTTCTGTAGGATAGGATGTCTTTAGAAGCCTTGGATTTTATGCTTCTTGTCATCGATAACTACGATTCGTTTACTTACAATCTTGTACAGTATTTTGGAGAGCTTGGGATCGAGCCGACCGTTTATAGAAATGATCAGATCAGCGTAGAAGCAGTCGCAGCCCTTTCTCCCCAGTTTATTGTCATATCGCCTGGTCCTAAAGGTCCTGCCGATGCAGGAATATCTTGTGAGATTATTGATCGATTAGGTCCATTTATTCCTATTCTTGGGGTCTGTCTAGGGCATCAATGCATTGGGCATGTGTATGGCGCAAAGGTAGTAAGGGCTAAGAAACTAATGCATGGGAAAACCTCTTTCATTCATCATAACGGAGAGGGGATTTTTTGGAGTTTGCCTAATCCATTTGAAGCCACCCGATACCATTCATTGATTGTAGAAAAAGAGAGTATACCATCTTGTCTTCACATTACTGCCTGGACAGAAGATGATGAAGTGATGGGCTTATCTCATGAAAAATATCCTGTATTTGGAGTTCAATTTCATCCAGAATCCATTTTGACAAGAGAAGGAAAAAGAATTTTAAAAAACTTTTTATCCATTAGAAAACAACATATTTTTTAATTTCTCATTTTAATCTTAGAAAGATCATGGAATTTCTTCTTTCCGATCCTACTTTTGCAATGGCCTGTGAGCAGTTCCATAGAGTTGCCAGTTTTTTAGGGTTACCAGAAAAGACTAGAGAAATCATCAAATGGCCTCAACGATCTCTTACTGTTAGCTTTCCAGTTAAAATGGACAATGGAACTATTCGCATGTTTGTAGGCTATAGGGTGCAACATCATCTTGCTTTAGGTCCAACAAAAGGAGGCATACGGTTTGATCCCGACGTCACGTTAGGAGAAATATCGGCTTTAGCAATGTGGATGAGCTGGAAATGCGCCTTAGTTGGTTTGCCCTTTGGTGGAGCCAAAGGCGGAGTAGCCTGTAAGCCAAGCGAAATGAGCAAAAAAGAACTCGAAGGTTTGACTAGAAGATATACGCAAGAGCTGATCCCTTTTATTGGCCCACAGAAAGATATTCCCGCACCGGACATTGGAACGAATGAACAAATAATGGCATGGATGATGGATACATATTCAATGCAGGTAGGATATACAGCCCCTGGGGTTGTTACCGGCAAACCGGTGACAATTGGTGGGTCCCTTGGAAGAAGAGAAGCTACAGGAAGAGGAGTGGCTTTTCTTGTCAAAAAAGTGAGCGAAATTTTAAAAATGCCTAATCCTCTTCGGATCATTGTCCAAGGTTTTGGCAATGTGGGATCCGTTAGTGTTAGACAACTAGTTGAGCAAGGAGCGGTCCTCATCGGTGTTTCTGATTTAAGTGGGGCGCTTTATAATCCTAAAGGAATAAATTGTGCCCATCTGTGTGCCTATAAAGAAAAAACAGGCATGTTGGCAGGATTTCCGGAAGCGGATCCAATTGATGGTTTCGATTTGCTTTGCCAACGCTGTGATGTGTTAATCCCAGCAGCCAAAGAAAGAGTGATAACCAAAAAAAATGCTGAAAAATTACAATGCCGTATATTAGCTGAAGGAGCAAATGGTCCGACAACACCAGAAGCTGATAAAATATTGGAAGAAAGAAAGGATATCTTTGTCATACCGGATATTTTGTGCAATTCAGGAGGTGTAATTGTGAGTTATTTTGAATGGGTACAAGATATGCAAAGCTATTTTTGGTCGGAAAGAGAAGTTTTTGATGCTCTCTATCGAATTCTCTCTGCAACGTTGCATTCTATTATGAAATTTTCTCATGAAAGAAAAGTCTCCACAAGAATAGCAGCTCTGTCCCTAGGCATTAAAAAAGTAGCTGAAGCTAAAGAGATGCGTGGGGTTTTCCCTTAGACTCAATTCACATTGGGAATTCGAACTGTTTTTTAAATAGGCGATTGAGAGAATTGTCCTACAACTTCTAGCTTTCGATGCTACACTTTTCTTTTGCTCCTCTTTCGTATATGGCTCGATTGAATATTTTGAAAACAAGCAAGATGATCCACGCTTTGTTTTGTTTTTTGCTTTTTTCTTTGTTGGCAATGCCACAGGGAGTAAGCCAAGAGGCTCTAAATAACGAAGCTAAGACCCAGTCGGCGAATAATTATGTAAGGAATTCTGGGGGAGGGGAAGCTTCCGTATCCCAACCTGCCGAGCCTGTGTTGCGTGGTGCGATGGTGAAACTAACGGATTTTGGATCTGATGATGTGGGCTATCTTTCGATTCCAGATCAAGAGCCCAAAGGGGGTGTGGTACTTGTCCCAGGGATTTGGGGGTTAAGTCAAGGCATAAAATTCCTCGCAGACCATTTTTCAAAAGATGGGTATGTGGCTTTAGTTGTGGATCTTTTTAACGGTATTGTTCCGAAGGATAGCTCCTCTGCTGCTGATTTAAGAAGATTTGTTAGGGAAGAATCTGCTTTGAACGTTATAGCAGCTGCTGTCCGGTTTCTTCATGAAAGTCCTAGATTTCACACGACAAAGGTAGGAGTGGTTGGATGGGATATCGGTGGGGAATACACATTAGAAGCGGCGATCAATGTAAAAGGAATAAACGCTGTAGTCATTTACTACGGAGAAGTGAATCTTGAAAAAAGAAAACTTTCCAAACTTCGAGTCCCAGTGTGCTACTTTTATGCTGAAAAGGATCAAACGGTTTCGAAAGAAAAAATCATTCATTTTGTCAATGCTATGGAGGAGGAAAAAAAACCACTCTCATTTTACAGTTTTGAAGCTCAACATGGCTTTGCTGATCCTGCAAGTGCAAATTACGATCCTACCACTGCCGAAGCGGCGTGGAATATTTCAATCAATTTTTTAGAAAAAGAATTTAATGCCATTAAAAAAGAGACAGGATTCCTGGATAGGATTATCCATAGCAAAGATTAATGTAGAGGGCTTAAAAAACTCTGGGGAGCACCGGATAGCCTCTGCTTTCTGGGATTTTTACTTTAGATAGTCGATATCCCCCTTGGCTTAAGAGCTGGTTGTGACAATGGTTACTATTGTTATTCAGCTTTTCCTCTGGAAGACACAACACTGCAAGCATTCAAGCTAATTTCCTATTCTTTGGTATCCTTTAACAGGGATTTTTTCCCCAATCATAATTCATTAAGTTATCGGAAAATTGGGGTAGACAAGAAAAGACTCTTTCCTATATCTGACCTAAGAACTATGAGAGACTCTGAGGACTACTGCCTGTTTGGATTTTGGATACACTTCATAGGCAAGTCAAAGGAATTTAGCCAAAACTTTTAAATGCTTTTATGTTTACCTGGTCACAATGGTTTTTGTTATCTAGTACAAATTTTTCGTATTGACCCGAACAAAAAGAACAGTTATCCAACATTCCATGCATTCAGGAAGGCTTTTTTTAAAAAAGGAAAATGAGGTTGGGGACAATAAAAAGCTTCATTCTGTCCCCCTTTCTTTAGTGGAAGAAACCTTAAATTTTCCACAAAAAGTGGAAAAGACGATTAAAAAAGCACAAAGATATCTTCTTTCTATACAAAAAGAAGATGGGCATTGGGTAGGGGAATTGTTTGTGGATGTGACGCTCGCTTGCGATTGCATTCACTTGATGCATTGGAGAGGAAAGATTGATTATAAAAAACAGAAACGATTGGTAAAGCATATACTGGACAGGCAGCTTCCTGATGGCGGGTGGAATATTTATCCTGGAGGTCCCAGTGAAGTCAATGCCACAGTCAAAGCCTACTTTGCCCTTAAATTAGCTGGTTTCTCTCCAGATGAACCTTTAATGGCTAAAGCACGCTCTACTATTCTTAGGCTTGGAGGAATACCTAAGTGCATGACTTACACAAAGCTGGGGTTAGCCCTTCTAGGGGTTTATCCATGGGATCGCCTTCCTGTTATCCCCCCAGAAATTATCCTTTTCCCGAATTGGTTCCCTTTCAATCTCTATGAAATATCGGCTTGGAGCAGGACCATGCTTGTTCCCCTATCTATTATCCATCATTTTAAGCCGACAAGAATTCTCCCTGAAAAATTGCAGCTGCATGAGCTCTTCCCCTATGGGACGGAACGTGGGAAGTTTTCCTGGCTAAAGAAAGGGGCAAAATATTTATCTAAAGAAGGTTTATTTTTAGCTTGTGATAAATTTTTACAATATTGGGATAAGACTTCATTGAAGCCGTTTAGGAAGATGGCTATAGAAAAAGCTGAAAAATGGATATTAGAGCGTATAGCTGCCGGATCCGATGGCCTGGGAGCTATTTTCCCAGCGATGCATTATGCGATCATGGCTTTGATTGCTTTAGGATATACCGAAGACAATCCGATCCTAAAAAAGGCTATCACTGATTTTGAGTCGTTAGAAGTAGACGATCAGAAAAACGATGATTTAAGGATACAACCCTGCCTTTCTCCCCTTTGGGATACGGCCATTGGCCTAGTGGCTTTGGCTGAATCTGGTTATGAAAGAAATGCTCCACAGCTGAAGAAAGCCGCTCATTGGATAATAAACAGAGAAATAAGAATCAAAGGTGATTGGTATGTTAGAAATCCCCATCCGGAAGCTAGTGGTTGGGCTTTCGAATATAACAACATGTATTATCCAGATGTGGATGATACGCTAATGGTGCTTTTGGCCCTGCGATTGATTGATATAGATGATAAGATAAAGAAAGAAGAAGTGATGCAGCGAGCTTTACGATGGGTTATCAGTTTTCAATGTGAGAATGGAGGGTGGGCTGCTTTTGATAAAAACGTTTATAAAAAATGGCTAGAAGATATTCCCTTTGCTGATCATAATGCGATACTTGATCCTCCATGTTCAGATATAACAGCAAGAGCTTTAGAATTATTCGGCAAAATGGGGATTAGAAAAAATGAGAAGTTTGTACAAAAAGCGATTCGTTATCTAAAAGAAACTCAAGAAAGTGACGGCTCTTGGATGGGAAGGTGGGGAGTCAATTATATTTATGGGACATGGCAGGCCTTAAGAGGATTGCAGGCGATTGGAGAAGACATGAATCAGGAATGGATTTTAAGGGCTAGGGATTGGCTAGAGTCTTGTCAGAATGAAGATGGGGGGTGGGGAGAAACTCCAGCCTCTTATGATAATCCTCAGCTCAAAGGGAAAGGACCGAGTACGGCTTCTCAAACTGCTTGGGCTATAAGTGGCATTATGGCATGTGGAGACATTTTCAGACCAAGCATTACACGAGGAATCAAATATTTATGTGAACGACAACTTTCTGATGGATCTTGGGCAGAAGAATTCTTAACTGGCACCGGTTTCCCTGGCGTTTTTTACTTGAAGTACGATATGTACAGAAATGCATGGCCTCTACTTGTCATTGGGGAGTATTATAGGCAATATCAACAAGCTAAAGAACGAGCTACCTATTGGGTAGATGCAACTCTTGGGTGCATGGAAAAGAGGCTTTCAGCTGTATGATAGCTATTGGATTTGCTATCGAACATGAAGGGAAGGAGATATTGGACCATGTTCTTAAGGAAAAAAAGGAAGTAGAAGGACATGTTTTTTATTTAGGAAAATATGCACACAAAACTATCTGTGGTATGGTATTGGGGATGGGAAAAAGAAAGTCTGCCCGAAGTGCCGAACTCTTATTAAGGAATTTTTCACCTTCCCTATTTATTTTAGCCGGCTATTCTGGTGCCTTGGTTCCTGCAATCCGTAAAGGAGAGGTATGCGCGGTAGAAAATTACCTCTCCGAAGAACTACGTCCTATTCTTTTAGGTCAAGGATTGCCTCTATACAAGACTGTCTGTTCTGATGTTATTGTAGCAGACCCGGAAAGCAGGTCAAAAATGGCGCAACTTTCCGCTGCTCAAATTGTCGATATGGAAACGGAAGCAGTCTATAATACCGCCCAGGCACATGGAGTGGCTTTTTGTTCGATTCGAGTTATTAGTGATGAGTATGGAGATAGACTACCAGTGGGAGCAATAATGTCTTCTTGGGATTCAGAAAAAGGGGAATCCAAACCCTTCTCTCTTATTCGTTATCTTTTGAGCCATCCTAAAGAAACCGTCCCTTTTTTTCAGTTTGTTTCTACTTTACCTAAGATTCGCAGAAAGTTGACCAAGGTAATTCTTACGCTTATTTATAATTTAGAAATATAAGGAACTATATTATGAACAGCATTTTTCCTTTACAGTTGAATATTACCCTTACCCCAATGGCTCTTTCAAAGATTAAAAAACTAACTGATTCTCATCCTGGATATATGTTACGGCTTTCGGTTACAAAAGGTGGATGCGCTGGCAATGAATATCTACTAGAACTAGCCGTACCCAAGGAAAAGGATATTCGGTTACAAATAGAAGATGTTTTTGTGGCTATCGATCCAGAAAGTAGTCATTTATTAGCCGGTTCAACCATTGATTATAAAGAGGGTCTAACCCAAGGTGGATTTAGGATCATCAATCCTCAAGCTAAATCGACTTGTGGGTGTGGTTCTTCTTTTCAGGTTTAATTTCTGTTTTTTTCCTCTTAATATTTTTTAAATTTTAAACATTTTTCTATGCCAGGAAGAAAAGCTTATCCTTTTGATGTTATTGAGCCAAAATGGCAACACTACTGGTTCGATAGGGAGCTTTTCAGAGCTGCAGATCCTGGAGAAATGGGTTCAGAGAAGCCCAAGTTTTATGTCCTCGATATGTTTCCATATCCTTCTGGTAGTGGTCTTCATGTTGGCCATCTTGAAGGTTATACCGCCTCAGACATCGTTGCCCGTTATAAAAGAATGAAGGGGTTTAATGTGCTGCATCCAATGGGTTGGGACGCTTTTGGATTGCCAGCTGAACAGCATGCCATTTTAACGGGGACTCATCCAGCGGTAACAACCAAACAAAATATTGATAATTTTCGTCGACAGATTCAGTCCATGGGTTTTTCATACGACTGGAAGAGGGAAATCAACACAACTGATCCCTCTTATTATAAATGGACGCAGTGGATTTTTAAAAGGCTTTTCGAAAAAGGCTTGGCTTATGTCGCTGAAGCTCCTGTGTGGTATTGTCCAAAGCTTAAAACAGTTCTTGCTAATGAGGAAATTGTTCATACCCCTGAAGGTCCACGGTCTGAAAGAGGGAATCATCCTGTTATTAAAAAACCTTTTAGACAATGGTTTTTAAAAATAACAGCCTATGCTGAGAAGCTGCTTGAAGGCTTGGAATTAGTAGAATGGCCGGAATCAATTAAAGAGATGCAGCGCCATTGGATAGGCAAAAGTGAAGGGGCAGTGGTTAAATTTTCTGTTGAAGGAAAAGATATTGAAATTGAAGTCTTTACCACAAGACCGGATACGCTTTTTGGGGTGACCTTTTTGGTCTTGGCTCCAGAAAATCCATTAGTCACTAAGTTGACAGAGAGCGGGTTCAAAGAGTTGGTGGAACAATACTGTGCCGCTACTTCTTTAAAGACCGATTTAGAAAGAACGGAGTTATCTAAAAACAAAACTGGAGTTTGGACTGGAAGCTATGCTATCCACCCGATTACAAATGAAAAATTGCCGATTTGGATTTCTGACTATGTGCTAATGACGTACGGAACAGGCGCTATCATGGCTGTTCCTGCCCATGATCGGAGAGACTACGACTTTGCCAAAACTTTTTCTCTGCCGATAAAAAAAGTCGTTACAGCTGAAAGGATCGAGGAGGAAACTGACTGTTATACAGGGGAAGGTATAACAGTTCATTCTGGATTTATATCCGGGCTTGCAACAAAGGAGGCTAAGGAGAAAATCATTCAATGGTTGGAGGAGAAAAAACTTGGGAAAAGAATGGTGCAATACAAACTAAGAGATTGGCTTTTTTCCCGTCAGAGATATTGGGGAGAACCTTTTCCTATAATATGGAAAGAAAATGCACCGATTCTAGTTCCGGATGAAGAGCTGCCGGTGTTGTTACCAGACCTTGAAGATTTTACTCCTACAGATGAAGGCATAGCACCTTTAGCTCGGAAAAAGGACTGGGTAGAATTGGGAAATGGACTAAAGAGAGAGGTGAACACAATGCCTCAATGGGCTGGGTCTTGTTGGTATTATTTGCGGTATTGTGATCCATCCAACAAAGAAACCCCTTTTGCAACTGAAAAGGAAAGATACTGGATGCACCCTCACGGAGTGGATTTGTATATAGGTGGGGCTGAACATGCAGTTCTTCATCTACTTTATGCCCGGTTCTGGCATAAAGTTCTCTATGATATCGGTCTTGTTTCGACTCCAGAACCCTTTTATAAATTAGTGAACCAGGGAGTGATATTAGGAGAAGATAATCAAAAAATGTCAAAATCTAGAGGCAACATTGTTAATCCGGATGCTATCGTTCAAGAATATGGAGCGGATACGTTGCGTCTTTTCGAAATGTTTCTTGGCCCTTTACAACAGAGCAAGCCTTGGTCTTCTAAGGGATTGGAAGGGCCTCATCGCTTTCTGGCTAGGGTATGGAGACTGTTTATGGATGAAGATGGAGAAGGGTTGTGGATGCTAAGAAAAGATATTCTTGAAGAAGAGGCCCCCACTCACATTCTAAGATTACAGCATCAGACCATTGCAGGAGTCACTGAAGACATTGAAAATTTTCAATTTCATACGGCTATTGCCAAGCTTATGACCTTTGTCAATGAGCTAACAAAAGAAAAAAAACGATGGAAAAAAGTACTCGAAGATCTTCTTTTGCTTCTGTCTCCTTTTGCTCCACATATTTGCGAAGAATTATGGCAAAAAATGGGGCATAAGGATTCCTTGGCCTACGAGCCTTGGCCAAAATATGATCCAAAGTATTTAATCGATGAAGAGATAGAACTAATTGTGCAAATCGACGGGAAAGTGCGTGGTCGGATTATGGTCAAAAAAGGGATTGAAAAGGAAGAAGTTATAAGAAAAGCAAAGGAGACTGAGGCAATTGGGAAATGGCTTGAAAAGGCTACTATTTCAAAAGTTATCTATGTTCCAGATAAACTTCTTAATTTTGTCCTAGAAAAAAATTTAAAAAGCCAATAAGCGTCTTTTGAAAAACTTAGATGGCTTCGGATGTCGATGTAAAGTAAAAGTCTTTCACTAAAAGCGGAGGAATTAACGCTGGGACATCGTCAATTTCAGATCCTATACAATTAACTGCTCTGCCGATCTGCTGAACGCTTTGAAGCATTGTCAAAGGACTTTGGTTAAATCTAAAATTATTCACCGCTTTAGAGATTTTGCCTTTTTCAATCAAAAATGTGCCATCTCGCGTAAGCCCTGTAAAGATAAGGGATTGAGGATCAACTTCTCTAATATACCATAGTCTTGTAACTAAAATGGCTTTGTCTATATCTTGAATCATTTTTTCAAGAGTGATATCTGATCCTCTCATCAAAATATTGGATGGCTCGGGGATAGGCTCTTTGTGATTTTTTTTTGCCCAATATCTAGAATAAATAAGGTTAGAAAGGATGCCATTTTGAATCCATGGAATCTTTCGACAAGGTAGTCCATCATTGGAAAAGACTTGTCCTGGAGCCTGCCTGTTGGAAGGGTCAGAGTAGATTGTTATATTGGATGGAAATAGAGGCTCTCCAATTCTATTCCCCCCACCTGGCTTTGAAAAAACACTTCTTCCTTCATCAGCTGCCCGCCCATCCATAGAAAATAACATAAGACCAATAAG
Coding sequences within:
- the leuS gene encoding leucine--tRNA ligase, with the translated sequence MPGRKAYPFDVIEPKWQHYWFDRELFRAADPGEMGSEKPKFYVLDMFPYPSGSGLHVGHLEGYTASDIVARYKRMKGFNVLHPMGWDAFGLPAEQHAILTGTHPAVTTKQNIDNFRRQIQSMGFSYDWKREINTTDPSYYKWTQWIFKRLFEKGLAYVAEAPVWYCPKLKTVLANEEIVHTPEGPRSERGNHPVIKKPFRQWFLKITAYAEKLLEGLELVEWPESIKEMQRHWIGKSEGAVVKFSVEGKDIEIEVFTTRPDTLFGVTFLVLAPENPLVTKLTESGFKELVEQYCAATSLKTDLERTELSKNKTGVWTGSYAIHPITNEKLPIWISDYVLMTYGTGAIMAVPAHDRRDYDFAKTFSLPIKKVVTAERIEEETDCYTGEGITVHSGFISGLATKEAKEKIIQWLEEKKLGKRMVQYKLRDWLFSRQRYWGEPFPIIWKENAPILVPDEELPVLLPDLEDFTPTDEGIAPLARKKDWVELGNGLKREVNTMPQWAGSCWYYLRYCDPSNKETPFATEKERYWMHPHGVDLYIGGAEHAVLHLLYARFWHKVLYDIGLVSTPEPFYKLVNQGVILGEDNQKMSKSRGNIVNPDAIVQEYGADTLRLFEMFLGPLQQSKPWSSKGLEGPHRFLARVWRLFMDEDGEGLWMLRKDILEEEAPTHILRLQHQTIAGVTEDIENFQFHTAIAKLMTFVNELTKEKKRWKKVLEDLLLLLSPFAPHICEELWQKMGHKDSLAYEPWPKYDPKYLIDEEIELIVQIDGKVRGRIMVKKGIEKEEVIRKAKETEAIGKWLEKATISKVIYVPDKLLNFVLEKNLKSQ